In the Sorghum bicolor cultivar BTx623 chromosome 4, Sorghum_bicolor_NCBIv3, whole genome shotgun sequence genome, agagaataggtagtacatgatgtataaataaactttagatgaaaaatcagtactgagataagttttagattttttgttataaaattagcacgagtagttaattcatcctagagcttgtaccagctctggtctagccaacaatcagcatgaggtgcggaacctaggcacgcgtaggattgtcagccacgtcagagagctactgccgaccacccggaacgcagagggcggatctcgtgcacgtgtagggaggagtcggagacagtaccggctctggaaagctcgtgtaggagaaaaaactagtcggctaaaaaagttgttttgaagaataataatattaaaaatattatgccaaaaataaataaaatattagaagtgtacttatctttgaaagaaagtctagtcggtgacgacaaaattgtccggccctcgagcttttcgacttgtcatgatggtggtcgctgttgtcatagcgtcgttcttcgcggcgattcttattgcgactggtggtcaaagcaagtaggccaaacaattcggtcgatggcccgagcaggtcggtgttgtcgatctgcctccctttgtagcagggaagcgtgcgacgcgttgtcggcgtggtcggaaacgttgctggtgtggtcgaagtcgtagccagcgtggttggagctgcagccgacgtcggtgaagaagtgatTGGCACAGATtggatctacgcctccttcgcggtcgtggtggtgaagctgttgaagctgacggtgaacgtgaagccgcccgccatggccacgaagtttgggatgatggccatcttgttcgtctaggagagctgtacgcacaccccctacctggcgcgccgctgtcgacgaaagctggtcggcagtctaccttggggtatacccacggtagtagtttatcggtagacggtgcgcaaactacgaactcgatggtgacgcaagacacgaacaagctttttatccaggttcggccgccgagttggcgtaatacctacgtcctgcgtctggttgtattgaattgtgttgagagaatatgatgtgatgtgtcctctaggggacccctgcccctccttatatatcgtgaagggacagagttacaagcaaagtatcctatttggtacaatatcttgtagtcttgcggtgcacgccgaccagtcgcgcgccgcacgtcttcatcctgtgggccgagccacctctgatggtgcggcccatataggcccatgagggtataggggtttatacccccacaacacCCACCGACTAAGGgtctgtttggcacagctcaacttcattagtaaagttatttttttagaaaatagctttatgagtgactttctagatgaagctgatctgttttggagaaagtgtttggcaaaatagcttcaccaactacttcatgcatagttgagagagagaaatgagggagaagctgcaataaaCTACTTTTTTTCTAGCTTCatcccaacttatgtctttgtgagaggagggaaaaaacagcttcacccatgaaactattttaaaaataaatgtttggcaaaaaaaaaaaaacagctcacaacagctcatgaagctgttgtaaGCTATACCAAAAAGCCCTAAGTCCCATGTTGAATCGCTTTTCTTTTCCTACCACGGTTGGTGTGGTTGTTTGGTACTGACACTGCGTGGAGTCAGAACCATGATAAACTTGTAGAACTGATAGAtactaggacttgtttagttcccaaaaaattttgcaaaatttttcagattctttcgtcatatcgaatctttagacgcatgcatgaagtattaaatatagacgaaaataaaaattaattgcacaatttggtcaaaattgacgagaccaatcttttaagcctagttagtctatgattgaacaatatttgtcaaatacacgaaagtgctacagtgtcgattttctaaaaatttttagacctaaacaaggccttaaaataAACGGAATAAACAAACTGTGTCCACAAGTACAAGGCCAAACAAACCGCGGGAGACGTAGTTTTcggccactgtagcactttcgtttgtttgtggtaaatattatccaatcatagattaactaggatcaaaagattcgtctcgtgatttttagtcaaattatataattagtttttatttttatttttatttaatatttcatgcatgtgttataagattcgatgtaataaggaattttgaaaaactttttaatttttaggtgaactaaacaaggcccaatacAACCACCTGCCGAAACAGAACCGAACCACCAGACACGCCCCACCGTGTTCACGCGAAGGCACGAGATCCCGACGGCCTGCCAAATGCCCGGGGCACGACGCGGCGGCGCCCGGCACACCCGGCGCGCCACAGAATCGGGCCTGGAACAGCGAATCCGGGCGGCTGCAGCAGTACGCGGCCGTGCGGTGCGCCCAATCGCCCAAAGGCCACCCCCAAGGCCCCAATCCACGCGCCTGCGCGGCAGCAGCATCTCCTTTCTCTTCCTTCCCATCTCCACCTCCGCCGGCTTTCTCCTTGATTTCCCGCAACGCGCTGCAGGCTGCTGAAGTGCTGAGGCCACGGCAGGCCAGCCAGCCAGCAGAGAGCACCGCCACCGCGCACGCGGCCGCCTGCTACAGGCTGCTGTACTGTTCTAGTCCGTCAGCCACCACTCCGCACTCTCCCTTTCCTTTTCCGGAATCCTCAGCCTCGCCCCCCTGGCACACCATCCCTACGCCTCCCTCGTCTACTGCCTGCTGTGTGCTGCGTCGTGCCTGGCTGGGCCCCGCCGCGCCGTTCCGTGTGGCGAGGGAGCATAAACAATGACTGGGCCGGCCGGACCCGTAGCCACACGACCTTTCCTTCTCCCAGTTTTTATGCTTTGTTTATTCGCGGGGATCATGGGTAATCGCGTGGGCCGTGCCTGGCTGGGTTTATTTATGCCGACCTGCCAATAGGAGCAAATCCCCTTTCCTTGCCTTCGCCTTTCCTCTCGCTCCCCTCCTCTCCTTTCGCATCCCCATCGCATCACACCACGACTCCACACCGCCGGTTGGCTTCGCTGCTCCGACCTCGATCTTCCACCTCCCGCCTCCGCCTCGTGAAGCGCGTGGGGACTGGGCCTCTGGGGTTCGCCTCTCGGCGCGGCGGCCGAGTGCCTGCGTCCTCTACGGAGAGGGATCGGCGGCGGGGATGGCGAGGGAGCGGCGGGAGATAAAGAGGATAGAGAGCGCGGCGGCGCGGCAGGTCACGTTCTccaagcgccgccgcggcctcttCAAGAAGGCCGAGGAGCTCTCCGTGCTGTGCGATGCCGACGTCGCGCTCATCGTCTTCTCCTCCACGGGGAAGCTCTCCCAGTTCGCCAGCTCCAGGTGCGTAGTATGCAGTTATACACGCTCCCCGCCGCGCCCGTCTACCCCTCCTCACTCTTCCACCCCACGCCGCCTTGTTTCGATAGATCTACCGGCTGTCCTTCCCTTGACGCCTTCCGTCACGCCTTCCGAGTCGTCGTAGCTCGTAAGATCCGGCCTGGTTAGGGTTTTCCCGGCCGCCGCGCCAGCGGCCGCGTGATACTTCTGCTTCGTATGTTTCCTTCTTCACCCAGAGATAACGCGATGTTATTGATCGTTTTTTATCGAACTTTTTACACGTGAGTGAAACTTTTGGAACGGTGTTTTCGGGGGTTAGGTTTGAGGGCGCGCACGTTGGTGCGTCGAGTGTCCATAGGAATGGGACTATGGGAGTAGTATTGGGGATTTCTAATCTACATTTTGACTGTAGTTTCGACATGTGcagattattattttttatttgcttttttttttcgatTGGGCCGGCCGGGGCATCTGCGTTGCCCCTGCCATCACTGTGACATCTGTTATTTGCTGTGCGTTTCTGTGTAGAGAGTTAATTGCTATTGGAGGTGTGCGTCTTCCCAGTTTTGCGGTGGGGGTAAAAGTCACCACTCACCTCTGCCAATTGCGTACGGCTGTCCTTGTGATTTTATGTGGTGCTGGGTGGCATTGCATTACCTAGTGATCAAAAGAGGCGTCTCGTGCTTTGTGCGATTCTGTCTTAGCTGCAACTAAACCCTGTTGGTTGGTCTTAACTTTGTATGTCTTGCCAAATCATGTGCTAGCTACCTACTATTGGTTGATTTGAAATTTGTATTTGCTAAATCATGTGCTATTACTGTTTGATCTGAAATTGTTTGTACCTGTTAATAGTTCGTTATACATTCTTCTTTTGGCTATATCTATGCTGAAAAGGAGCCTTCCCCAAATTAATCATTTATGTGGCGCCTGTTATGCCCGTGTATGCTTGTTATAGGATATACTCCACCTCCATTTTGTCTAGTTTCTGTTGTCTAGGGTAGAATGTGATTGTTGGGAATAACTTTTGGAGTTAAGTGTAGGATTCTTACACTGTATATATTTTCAGCATCTTGCAGTATCATATTTGTTTGTGTCAAACTTTAACTAACTAAAAGTAATGTTATCAGTTTTTTTAACTTGCATGTAGAGGAATGTTAGCAAGCTGTTCCTGTAGATGCATTGGTTTTAATTTCCGTGGTTATGCAGTTATACTTTTTTCAGTGAGATTCATATGTTTTGCTGTGCTTTTACACATATTGCAGTGAAAAGTTTCGTCTGATCCACGAGACAAATGACATTCCTAGCCAGCCTTCCTTTGCACAATTTCAGCGTCATGTAGTTTATAGTTGACATCGTTCCTTTTGCTAACGATGCTTTTATCTTAAGTTTTTAAGTTTGCATCAATTGATCAGTTTGCATGATATGATCACCCCAGCGTTACACCTTGGTAAGAGTTTGGATGTGATACTTTGCTTTGCTGAATTAGCCTTAAAAATTTTAGACAAGAATAAATTACTGgctagtaattgcataataaaTTACAGGTTGCCCATCGTTAAGTATATAATATATGTAAAATAAGGGAGAAGGTATATGCCGATTGATGTTCTTGATGGGCAAAACAATGGGAGTTTAACTTGAAAATACTATGTAAAATTGAAGTTGTTTATTAAGGTCTCACATATTTTTGCTTGTTGCCCCATTAGCCCATGATAATATACTAATTAATCATTTTCCAATGACCAATGGGTAGTGTGTTCTTTATCTTCTTTTGTTTGTCTGGTTTAGTCGCCACTGAAGGGTGTGATTATATTAACTTATAGATTAAATAAGCTGTTTGTGACTACTGACCAACTTATTCTTTCTTTGCATTGGGTTTCGTTGATCCTTGTTTGCTATTGCTGACTCTTGTTTTAGACAATCTTTTATTTCTACTGTTGCTTTATGAATATCTCAACTATTGTGTCATACTGTTGTTTACTTCTTAGTACAATATCTCCTACAATGAAAGCACAGATATATGTATCGTGTATATATAGCTAGGAAAAGATTTACATACTTTCAGTTGTGCCTTTGGAATTATAAAACCAACCTAgaattatgaacatgcttttACTTTTAGTATCTAATTTCATTTTCGCTTTATTGATTGATTGTAGCATGTTATGATGCTGACATTTCCTTCCCTTGTACAGTATGAATGAGATCATTGACAAGTACAACACACATTCTAAAAACCTGGGGAAAGCAGAAGAGCCTTCTCTTGACTTGAACGTATGTACAATTCTTCTCTAATCTAATGCTTTGTAGTAGTATGTAGTACTTGGAAACCCTTGAAACGACAGACGCAACGTGGGTAATATGTTGCAAATTGGGGCATTTTATGTCAAAGGTCTGGCTGGTTAAAATCCTCATATAATGTGCTGTCTTTATCTGGGTTAATAACATTTCAATTTTGTTTCactgaaattatatatatatattttaaaaaatattcatTTGTTCCAGCTGTGCAATAATTGCTCCATGACGACTTGCAGCATGTTCAAATGATCTTCTTTTTTGGTCTTGACTTGAATCAGCTACGAAACACTATAGTTAtccttttatatatataactcCTTTATTTTGTTTAATTGCCCGCGATGGCAATAACATTATCAGCATATTAAGTGGACAACATACTAATTGGCTATAACATTATCAGCATACTAAATGAATAGTGCATttactatatttttatataattttttaacCCAACAAGATTTTAAGTCATCTTTGAACTCTGttggttttggtttttttttaacATAACCATATGTAGTTGAGAACGTGCAATAAATGCATTTTGAcccctttttatttttaaaaaatggcATAAGCCTGTTGTTTTGTGGCATACTGGCATGTTAATTTTGTTGCTGATATTGACAGTTGTGCCATATCTTTTCAGTTAGAACATAGCAAATACGCAAATTTGAACGAGCAACTTGTGGAAGCAAGCCTTAGACTCAGGTACATCTGATTCCTTGTTTATACAATTATACATGATCCATGGAAAAAATAGTCTTCATCAATGCATATGTTTATGATGCCTGTTTTCTTTATAGGCAGATGAGAGGTGAAGAACTTGAGGGATTGAGTGTTGAAGAACTCCAGCAATTGGAGAAGAACCTGGAAACTGGTCTGCACAGGGTGCTTCAAACAAAGGTATGGCTGTTAAACATGTTGCTATGTCAGTTTTCTTTAAGTAAGGCTTGGCAATAGCAAAAATTTGATAGGACATATGATTGCAGGATCAACAATTCTTGGAACAGATCAGCGACCTTGAACGGAAGGTAATGAACAATAAATGGGTTGATTAGTTGTTGCATTGTAGTATTCTCATGTATATATAGGTTAGGTTCTGTAGTTTAAGGTCAACTATTTTTTTTGGTGAACTACTAGATGCTTTAGGTATGAATGTTTTCTGATCGGCTTATCGTTTATAATCGGTCTGGCACCGATCAGGACGATCAGGACGATTAATCGACGACTGATCGGTCTAATCGTCCATATAATCGTCCAACATAAAGCAGGACTATATAAGtatatatcatatatgtatggtatatataccatatactatatatttatatagtacACATCAAGCATCAAGACTATATTTCTAGTTAGTTGGCTACTTACCTGTGAGATTTGActctatatatttatatatggaCATCAAGCATCAAGGTCAAGGGGGAGGAAGAAGCAGGCAGCAGGGAAGAGTGAGGAGGAAGCAAGCAGTAGCGGGCTACTTGGATTGGAGCTGGAATGGGGAGGAAGAAGCAGGCAACatggaagagggaggaggaagcagcaggcagcagggaagagggaggaggaagcagcaagcagcaggagcagcagctcagTAGCTGACGGCTGGAGTGGAAGTGAGGACTGAGAAGAGAGTGGGGGTGAAGTTATAAGGGAAACCCTAATGGGCCTGACCCAATTAAATAATATCCTTTCAAAAGCAGACCATCTGCCAGTCAACTTTGATCGGTCAGGAGGCCTGATCGgacgattaatcatgattaatcgacgattaatcatgattaatcgacGATTAATCGGACGATCAGGTTTCTGATCGCTCTAATCGAATCGAAGGCCCTAATCGAGTGCTACAGACCGATAAGGACGATTAATcgtgattaatcgcgattaatcaaaCGATCAGAAAACACTGCCCTATGATCTGTTACATCCACCACGTTTATCTTGTAAACTGTCATAGCATATTTGTTACTTTGGTTGATCTAGTGAATGGTTGCTGCCAATACATGATCCAACTCATGTGATTTTGGTATGAAATACTGGAATCTGGAACTAGTCTAGAATACATGAAAACCATTTGTATGAAATAAGGATTGAGTGAATGTTACATGAAAACCATTTGTATGAAATAAGGGTTGAGTGAATGTAGGTGTTTAATGATGATATTCTACCTCTAAAGGACCATTATATTTTGGCTATTCGTGGAACGCTAGCTTGCTGTTCCTAATTGTTGTAAGATATCATAAGATACCTATCACCTTTAAGTGATAACGATTGCTTAGCTTACATATAGTTAATGTTCTGTTAGCTGATACAGTAGTAAACATTCAACAACTGAGATTATTTTAATTAATATATAAAATCCATAAGTGGAATTGCTGTGCTAACTTTTTTCTCTTGGGAAACTCATACAGCAACCCTAGGGGCAAGCAATGTTGTTTTTAAACACATTTCGTGATCTGTAATAACTTTTTAGTAGAGGGAAGGTACACTTTTTTAATTTACAGAAAAAACTGATTGCAAACTACATGAATTACACTCTCTTTCTATTGCAACTTCAACAGAAACATTCATGTCTTCAGTTTTAGGACAGTTATCTCGAAGTGAACGCTCTTATCTCAATTTAAGAATATAGAGGTTTTCATGCTGATGCGTAAAGCTGTTCAAATATTGCATTAGCAGATGAAATCATTTTTTTGGCACAGAACTACGGCAGACAATTACCACTGAACTTTTTATAAACATATGTTAGGGTCCAAACATACAAGTTCTGATAGTGAGAGTTTTGAgagcaaaaaacaaaaaacactaGCTGCTCTGTTACATTCTCAAACATCCCCCAAATTAGAAATGGTGGAGGGAGTGGTGTCCTTGGTCCAGTGTGACCAGAGGGGGGGGCATCAGAGGCCACATTCTTGATGATTTGGCTGGTGGTGACATCATTGGCATGAAAGTCTTCCAAAGGTTCCAGTTCCACggatttttgttttgatgaTAACATGTCATCATGGATTGAGAACTCTTGCTGTCGCACAATCCATGCCCCAAACATCTGACTGCTTCGGAGAAGTCTCCTTGGTTTAAATGTGATAATAATTAATATGTTTTCGGTAGGTTCCTCCTTTTCCAAAATACTATTGCAAGTTAAAGACACTATTTTTTCACATGCTTTACTGCAGAGTACACAGCTGGCAGAGGAGAACATGCAACTGAGGAATCAAGTAACTTCACTTCTTTAGCCTTCGTTTCTTTCAGAAGAATCCATCTGATGAACTGAACACATATTTGCATTTCAATTTTATACCTGAACACAGGTATCCCAGATACCTCCAGCTGGCAAACAAGCAGTTGCTGATACTGAAAATGTTATTGCTGAAGATGGGCAATCCTCTGAATCAGTGATGACTGCGTTGCACTCTGGAAGTTCACAGGATAATGATGATGGTTCGGATGTATCTCTAAAGTTAGGGTGAGTAGCCAGTAGCCTTTTCTATTATGCAGAGTAAGTTTGACCGAATAGATCATTTTGTCTATTCTTACTCTACACCTTATTGGCTAAAGCAAGGCCATCTTATATTTTGCCTATTTTCACGTGCTACTCTGACCCAAAAAGgatacatttttttttgaacgtAACAGAGGATACAATTCTAGAACAGTGTTCATTCAAACTTTGCAATTCTGTGTAAAAAGGTACTAATATTTAACAACAAATatatattattagattcatcatggaATATATTTAATAGTATACCTATTTGAAGTTATAAATGttgattcaatttttttttttgtaaacttAGTTAAAGTTAGGATAGCATGACTTTACTAGACCTAGAATTGTATGCTTTATAGACGGGGAGTACTTTCTTCAATGGTGGTCTTGCCTTGATTAGTATTGGCTTGCAAACAGCAATGGTTCAATTCTCCTAAGTATGGGTTTAACCTGAATAGGTTTAAGTTTAGATTTGGATACGTATCATCTAGTGGTCCTGTCCGCAACAACCAACcagttttcttttcaaatttatatTTCTTATATTAGTTGATCAATTAGGCATTTCTTTGATGCCCAAACATTACTATATATCTATCACTTAAATTAGCTCTAATCTACATATGAGTTTTAGATATAAAGGTAATTTCTAGGTCTTCTCGACCATGGTCAGGCTGGTTGAAATTTTCTGTTTTATGTCATTAACATTGTGCCTTTTATTATTTTGCTTTTTGCGTCTTCTTACTGCAATCACCATTGTGCAGGTTGCCTTGTGTTGCATGGAAGTAAACTGCAAAAGAGGCTCCGTGTGGACCTGGTTGGAGCTGAGGCCTCAGCGGATAAGTACTTGTGTGTTATGGTCTTATGGACGACCCCCGACTACTGCAATAAACTTGCATTGGAAGCGAGATCAGTTAACCTGATTTGTCATCCTTGTGGCTTCATGATGCGATGTTCCGCTTGTACCGTTTGCTAGGATGTTAACTGAGCTTTTAGAATCATGTTCACTTCTGTTCTTATATCACTGTTGTACTGGTCGTGAAATCTATCTACTATGCAAAGTTATGACCCGGCTTGCAACTTATCTATCGTTTTTCTCAAAACAGCGGCAATGTTGAATGGCGCGCCGTAAGCTACTAAGCATTTCTTCGTGTTATGTGCGTGAATTATAGACAGTTTAATTTCCATAACCGCTCTCCATACacattttcttaaaaaaataacACCGGAATACGGTACCTGTGAAAAATAAGTTACGATTATGTATCTATAAAAGTCACAACATATTCACTTTCATGCCATGTGTGTTAACATATGCATGATTGTAAATTAGTAATATAAGGATAAATAATTGTTAGACATCCTAAATACTCCCTTTGTCCCAActtcagtcaaacttttttttaactttgaccaactttataaaaatgagcatcaatatctatgacataaaatgagtatcttatgaaaatatatattctatgataaatctaatgatattaattttttactataaattttagcatttttttctataaatttggtcaaaattttaaaaatttaacTTAGAACAACCTATAGAAGTTGCAGCTTCAAAACGGGTTCCCACAAAATTAGAGAAAAACACCCCTCCTATTTttgtaaatatataaaaatagaaTCCCACAAATATAAAAAGAGGCGGAacaaaaatagaaaaatggacCGGATCGGGACGGGATTTTTGTGTGTCTGTTTTTATCCCTACCGATGAATCGTTGATGCGTATCTTGTGCCTTTCTCGGCCCATCGTCTCCAAGATCATGGAAGTTTATGGCCGATTGCCATTTTACATTGAATTGATACAGGAAACATCCTTTAGTCCTCCATCAACCCTTGAATTAATCTATTTTCTCTCTCTTAGTTATAGTCGAATTTTTAACATTCCGTAACTTTTGCAACATTTTGTTTATGCATTATTGCCTCCGGCAGTGCAATGTCAGCCAAAACTTGGAACTATTTGAGTCATCTAAGGATTTATTTTGGTATTTATTTGTTACTAGTATCTATTATGATTACCTTAGTCTGTACACTAGTATCACCTGATCATGTCGATCAGTGACACTTGATTCTATCTATAACCATATTAGTTTAGAAAGCATAGTGTGTTGTCGTCAAGTGTGGATGACATGACTTATAAAACCACAAACAACAACAATATAGAAACAAATTTTAgaagaaacaaaaacaaaaggaTAATATATAGCAATGCTATCACTAATAAAAGCAGTCCTTGTCACATAGGATCTGTTTGGATGAGCTAGAGCTAGTAACTAGTTGGGCTAAAAATAACTAACTTAGCTAAAAAATAGCTCATCTATTAGCCCTATTATTTGGATACACTAGAGCTAATACTTAAACAAAAGTATTAGCTAGCTAATAATTAGCTCTTGTATCCAACCATGTCTTTAGCCTAATCTGGTTTAATAGTTTTCTAAGCTAAAACAAAGTTCAAGTTTTTTCTAAGATTAAACAAGATTTAGGGTTTTTAATTATCCATTCTATCCTCTTATAGCTAATGTGATGTGATCTCATATCATGGGCTGAAAACATATATTTTCTGTTAATAAAAAAAACCGTGGTCGTCTAGGCCCAACAGAATCGGCCCTAACCGCCCCAGCCGGCAGCAACAAACTAACGCCCACACCTCACGAGGCGGAGCCCCCCCTGCCCCTCCTCGGTCCTCGCCTGTTGTCCTGTCCTGTCCTGTCCGGTCCGGCCCTCCCAATCCTccgtccctcctcccctctccccctcccctcccctccctcctCTTTTGAACTGACCACGCCGCCCGACGCCGCTCGAGCCTGCAAAGCTGCAACAGTGTTGCAGCCAACACATCGTCGCCTCGCTTTTCTTCGCtcacgccgccgccaccgtcgcGCGCCTTGACAAGTCCGGCGCTAGGTCTTGCTTCCTCCTCCCCAGCTTGTCGTGGCAATGGATGACGGCGGCGAGGGCTCCGGGGCTGCGGGTGCTGAGGCGGTGGccgtggaggaggtggtggcgagGAACCCTAGGTGCTTCCTCGACGTGAGCATCGGCGGGGAGCTGGAGGGGCGGATCGTGGTGGAGCTCTACGCCTCCGTGGTGCCGCGCACGGCGGAGAACTTCCGCGCGCTCTGCACCGGCGAGAAGGGCGTCGGCGCCGAAACCGGCGTGAAGCTCCACTACAAGGTCTGTTCCGGTTGGCTCCCGTGTGCATTTTTTTTTCGTGTTTTCGGCTGCAGGGGATTGGGGTTTGATATGCGGTGCGGTTGCCTGTCGGAGTTTAGTGCGGTAGTGTAGGCATTTCGATATGGGAGTCGTGTGATTTTGTTGGTCGAATTGGGGTTCGTCCTCTATTAGTGCGATTCGAAGATTAGCAATTAGGTTTTGGAATTTTGGTTAGTGGTTTGGTCGAGACTAATTTGGTTCTCAATTCTGTAATTACCGAGCTCCTAACGTTCGCTCGGTCGAATTTTAGCTGTAAAAAACTTCGTCAGGTGTGACTCATGAACCAGTACAATGATTTCGCGCCGACTGTTGCAGCAGTCAGCTTCTGGTGCGCTTTTTACTGTCAGTGAAAGTACCCCTGGCTCTGGGAGCCTGGTCTGATGTACTTGCAACTTGATCGGTGCAGATGTACTAAATGCAACTTGATCCAACGCGATTTTGCCGATCCTAGTTTGTTTTTGATGTGCAAGTGGCGTGCGATTATAGTTTTAGTTTGTAGATTTTGTTTtattccattcaatgctctctTTCCATGGCCTTTTGCTTTGATTCGATGGACTCGTTTTTTGGGGGTCTTTATTAGGACTGTTTGGTTGTAATGTTGTTTGCCTCTCTTTTTTTGTGAAATCTGAATTGCTGTGCTGCTTTGCAACTGGTTTTGATGTAGTACTGCCTACACTAGTGCTGGTACAGGTAAACATGGCCCTACCTCCATTTTGGACCTCATCACACTTCGCATGCATTTGTCCTTCCAatagttgcattcttttctAGTAGTCTGAAGTACTTCCTGAAAGGCCACACATACGGACATACCATTGGCCTATCAAATATATTTTCTGTGCTTAACATTTTGTGTGGACGGTGTTTTTTGGCAGTGTGTGGTGTGATATGGCCTACTTGGTTTGAGATGGTTAACATTTTGACTGAGGTTTGTCAATTGTCACTTTAAAAGCTGAGATTCTTCAAAATCTTGTGTTGGAATGATGATGCATGAGCATTACTCAAATACA is a window encoding:
- the LOC110434489 gene encoding MADS-box transcription factor 22 isoform X2 → MARERREIKRIESAAARQVTFSKRRRGLFKKAEELSVLCDADVALIVFSSTGKLSQFASSSMNEIIDKYNTHSKNLGKAEEPSLDLNLEHSKYANLNEQLVEASLRLRQMRGEELEGLSVEELQQLEKNLETGLHRVLQTKDQQFLEQISDLERKSTQLAEENMQLRNQVSQIPPAGKQAVADTENVIAEDGQSSESVMTALHSGSSQDNDDGSDVSLKLGLPCVAWK
- the LOC110434489 gene encoding MADS-box transcription factor 22 isoform X1; this encodes MARERREIKRIESAAARQVTFSKRRRGLFKKAEELSVLCDADVALIVFSSTGKLSQFASSSMNEIIDKYNTHSKNLGKAEEPSLDLNLEHSKYANLNEQLVEASLRLRQMRGEELEGLSVEELQQLEKNLETGLHRVLQTKDQQFLEQISDLERKHQGQGGGRSRQQGRVRRKQAVAGYLDWSWNGEEEAGNMEEGGGSSRQQGRGRRKQQAAGAAAQ